The Cyclopterus lumpus isolate fCycLum1 chromosome 3, fCycLum1.pri, whole genome shotgun sequence genome includes the window TAGTTTTGTCCTCCAGCTGTGACGCCCGGCTCGGTCCATTCCACCTgcgcaaaaataaaaatggaacgGTGAGAATTCAATTCTCAAAATAGTTACAATTAGAAAATATTGTTAGTCTCGGTCTGATTTTGAACTCTTACCTCTCTCTAGTGGCGATGGCGACAAAGAGCATTACCAGCGCTGCAAGACCAACAATAAAACCAACGATAATCATCCACCCTGGAGGTAAAGGAGAGTAGGAGTTAGTCAAATGGACTCTTTGGCCAGAAAATCCAGTttattaaaaacttttttttttggtctggaCTCACCTGGTGTACCTCCTGCTGTGGAGGATTCCGGTACAGATTCATATATTTTCCCGTTGTTTGTttctagaaagaaaaaaaagcaaattgtCCATAAGCAATCAATAAAGATGTTATTAAAGTGATTGTCAGCATCACTATTGGGTCAGGTATTGGATATTTACCAATAAACATCTGTCGCCCATTTTTTATGGCGGTAGTTGTTGGCATCACTTCCAAACCTTCCTCCGATCCAGAGCCTTCACTTCCTGGTATCGGCACAGGAACCGTTTGTTTGGTCGCGGAGGTTGAAGATGCGGTGCTAGTTTCTGCGCTGAAGGTCATACTGGAGTGTGTAGACGTGGTGGAGTACAGGCCAAACATCTCTCCATCCCCGGACCCCGGGAAAGAACCCTGGGTGCTAGGGAAGCCAAAGGTGGAGACAGCGGGGTCGGTGGTTTGCGAGGCCGAGATGTGGTCCGGGGTGGCGCTGGGCTGGGTTTCGTTCGGCACCGGGGCCGAGCCGGACAGTGGGCTTTGGGTGGCGGCTGAAACTGAACTAGAGTCGTCCCTTGGCGGCAGTGTGGAGGCGGCGCTCGAAGCATGTGAAACTGTCGTGGTTTCAAAGTGGAGTGACACGGAGGTCGTGGCCTCCTCGATGGCTTCCCCTCCGCTGCCTTCAATCGCGACGCCCTCTATGAAGTCGGCGAACGGCCGCTGGGAAGCCTGAATGGTTGAGTTTGTCGCGGGCAAGCCAGTCGCTTGCTTCATGGGCGAGTCAGTCGCGGGCAAACCAGTCGTTTGCTCCATGGGCGAGTCAGTCGCGGGCAAACCAGTCGTTTGCTCCATGGGCGAGTCAGTCGCGGGCAAACCAGTCGTTTGCTCCATGGGCGAGTCAGTCGCGGGCAAACCAGTCGTTTGCTCCATGGGCGAGTCAGTCGCGGGCAAACCAGTCGTTTGCTCCATGGGCGAGTCAGTCGCGGGCGAACCAGTCGCGGGCGAACCAGTCGTGCCTGAAGGGTGGGCAAGGTTCTCGACGAGGAAGCCGTCCGTCACGGCCTCTCTGAGGACTTCATCCAAGGCTTTGGCGGGGACCTCGGACACATCTAGaacgaggaaaaaaaagaatggaaaaaAATTCCACCGGTCACGTTGAGTGTTTGCATACCTGACCCGACACGAGCAAAGGAAAGTTACCAGGGCTTTGGTGAGCTTCGCCCCCAAAGACAATTCTTGTATAAACTTGTCACGTTCACCTTTCATGAGGGCCGTTGGGAAACAGCAATG containing:
- the LOC117726860 gene encoding polycystic kidney disease protein 1-like 3 — protein: MAASNVSGMKMRTLLFGLILGLLAVVHSTPVNDVSEVPAKALDEVLREAVTDGFLVENLAHPSGTTGSPATGSPATDSPMEQTTGLPATDSPMEQTTGLPATDSPMEQTTGLPATDSPMEQTTGLPATDSPMEQTTGLPATDSPMKQATGLPATNSTIQASQRPFADFIEGVAIEGSGGEAIEEATTSVSLHFETTTVSHASSAASTLPPRDDSSSVSAATQSPLSGSAPVPNETQPSATPDHISASQTTDPAVSTFGFPSTQGSFPGSGDGEMFGLYSTTSTHSSMTFSAETSTASSTSATKQTVPVPIPGSEGSGSEEGLEVMPTTTAIKNGRQMFIETNNGKIYESVPESSTAGGTPGWMIIVGFIVGLAALVMLFVAIATRERWNGPSRASQLEDKTNASIQHREVEMETFLPNDRPKENGRRAEYTVIPLEELPEKYSSH